The Verrucomicrobium spinosum DSM 4136 = JCM 18804 DNA segment TCAGTCGGGGCGGGGAATGAAGACTACTTTCAGGCGAGTTTCCGGGTGGAGTTTTAGACAGAATTAACAGAATTAACGGAATTGGGTTTAGGGCCGATGGATGAGGACTTCGTGTTTCAGAAGGTCCCTGCAGTCTGCTTGCCCCGTTGCAGAAGCAGGCTTCAAGCTGGGCTCGACAAAGCGCATGCGCGCCTGAAAAAGGTACTGCCCATTAACCTGACGCGCATGCGCCGAAGCGGAATCCCAATTCTGAAAATTCCGTTAATTCTGTCTAAAAAATCCGTCTCTGTGCCCTCTGCGCCTCTGTGGTTCTTTCCTCATTCCCTCCCACCCCTGACTCCCTCCTCCACTACTTCCGCTCAGAGAACTCCACGCCCAGTTCATTCTCCAGTCGCGTGATCGCGGACTTCTCCTTGGGTTCGATGAAAGCGAGCGACAGCCCCTTGCGTCCCGCCCGGCCGGTGCGGCCGCTGCGGTGGGTGTAGTATTCCGTCTGCTCCGGGAGCTGGTGGTGGATGACGAAGGCGAGGCCCACCACGTCGATGCCGCGGGCGGACACGTCCGTGGTCACCAGGTACTGGAGGCGTTCTTTCTTGAAGGCGCGCATCACCTTGTCGCGCTCCAGCTGGGAGAGGTCGCCGTGGAGCACTCCCACGGAGAAGTTCCGGGTGCCGAGTTCCTTGGCCAGATTGATGGAGCCCGCGATGGTGCGGCAGAAGATGACGCCGCGGTCTTCCGAGCGGTCTTCGAGGAATTCTGAGATGCGATCCAGCTTCTCTGTGCGGTCACAGATGATGTAGCGGTGGGTGATGTCGCGGTTCACGACATGCGCCTTGTCGATCGTGATCCGGTGCGCCTCGGGCTCCATGTAGCCTTCGATCAGCTCCTGAATGCCCTCGGGGATGGTGGCGGAGAAAAGCCAGGTGTTCTTGCGGGACTTGGCGGTGAGCTGGAAGAACTGCTCGAGTTCCTTTTTGAAGCCCAGGCTCAGCATTTCATCGGCCTCATCCAGCACCAGATAGCGCACCTTGGAGAGGTTCAGCGCCTCCCGCTGGACGAGGTCCATAAGACGGCCGGGGGTGCCCACGACGATGTGCGTCGGGCGACGCAGCCGGGAAATCTGGAGGTCCATGTCGTCGCCGCCCGTGATCGTCTCCACGAAGATCTTGTCCGGCACATGCTTCGTGAACTTGAAGAGCTGCTTGCCGATCTGTTTGGCCAGTTCCCGGGTGGGGGCCACGATCAAGCCGTCAATCTGCCCGGCCTTCGCCTTGGCGGCGTGGGGGATGATCCGCTCCAGCATGGGCAGACCAAAGGCGGCCGTTTTCCCTGTGCCCGTCTGGGCCTGGGCGATCAAGTCCCCGCGGTGGGCCAAAACGTGCGGAATCGTTTGCTGCTGAATGGCCGTGGGCTTGGTGATGCCGAGCTCTTCGAGCCCCTGGACGAGTGCTTCGGAGATGCCGAGGTCTTGGAAAGTCTTCAAAATCAATGCGGAATGGAGAGTTCGGGGGGCGGAAATGCGGGATGACGGGGGTGTTCGGCAACCGGGGAGGGCAACATAGCCCGAAATGTGAAAGAGGCCAGTCCGGCTTCGCGGGAGACACCAGACGCCAGACATCAGACCTGAGGTCAGGAGCGCGATGGATGCGAGGGGGGAGGCGACTGAGCGGGGCTAGGAACCCCCGCCTCCTTTACCCAGGGACAAGTCACAAGGTGACATGGCCGCAGAGTAAAGGAGGCGGGGTCTCCGGCCCCGCGGGTGAGCGGAGCGGGGGCGATGTGCAAGAGGGTGTTGTGGATGCTGACCGTCTGTAGCGACCTCCTTGGCAAACGTCCGGGGCGGCCGCTTGCGCCATCTAATGTTACATTGCCTTGGTTGCCGAATCAGGGGCGGCGCGGTGGCAAGCGGGGCGCTTGCCCTACAGGGCGTCAGGGGAGAGATTGGGCGAGCAAGGGCCATGGGAGGTTCTGTTCCCGCCCCCGGATCCATCCACCCTGGGTTGTAGGGCGACCGCCTCGGTTGCCTCAGTCAAGGTGGCGCGTGGCAAGCGGGGCGCTTGCCCTACAGGGCGTCAGGGGAGAGATTGGGCGAGCAAGGGCCATGGGAGGTTCTGTTCTCGCCCCTGCATCCATCCACCCTGGGTTGTAGGGCGACCGCTCCGGTTGCCTCAGTCAGGGGCGGCGCGGTGGCAAGCGGGGCGCTTGCCCTACAGCGTCGATAACCGATTAAAATCGGAACAGTGATCCAGGGAAGTTGAGATGCCAGAGGCGACGTCGCTGGCATCCGCTCCGGGATGCAATACTGAATCTGATCTTCCGGAGGTATCAGTCGCTCCGCTCCTTCAACCGTCCGACTAATGGCTTTGATGCCCCCGGCATCGGGCAATCAGGGCTGGGACACCATCAGATCGTCAAAGTCGACAAGCCAACTTCCCGATGAGGGCGTCAGGGGAGAGATTGGGCGAGCAAGGGCCATGGGAGGTTCTGTTCACGCCCCCGCATCCATCCGCTCTGGGTTGTAGGGCGACCGCTCCGGTTGCCTCAGTCAGGGGTGGCGCGTGGCAAGCGGGGCGCTTGCCTTACAGGGAGTCAGGGGAGAGATTGGGCGAGCAAGGGCCATGGGAGGTTCTGTTCCCGCCCCTGCATCCAACCACCCTGGGATGTAGGGCGACCGCCTCGGTTGCCTCAGTCAGGGGCAGCAACTGATCAAGACCGAGCCCCCCCCGCCTCCCTTTCCTCTCTCAACTCACCAGGCGCGCCCAACGATGCGTGAGCTCAGGTCTTCTGTCTTGCGTCTTCCAGTCTTATGTCTCCCGCGCAGCGGGCAACGATCCTCGCCATGTTCCGCGCATCATCGATTCCACGATGATGCGTACCTTCCAGCTCCAGTCTCAGCATCCCCAGCGCCTGGCCCATGCCGGGGCGTTTCTTGAGCCCCCGGGCTTCGGCGAAGGCCTTTTTGAGGTTCAGATGCGCTTCAGAGAAGGGGTAGGGCAGATCATGAAAGGCGCAGTCCAGCTGGAACTGGCCCTTGTCGTAAGCACCCCAAGACGAAAACATGCAGTCTGGATAAGGCTCCAGCCAGGCCTTGAGCTTGGCCAGGGCTTCAGGAAACATCGGGGCCGCATCCACCTCGGCCTGGGTGATGGTGGTCAGTTTTGTGCAGAACGGCGTCAGCACCGGATGCCGCACCGGTTTGATGAAGGTGCCGAACTCCGACACCGTCTCCAGCGTTTTGCCGTCCAGCAGCACGGCCCCGATTTCGATGATTTCCATCTCATCCCGAGGCACCTTGCCGCGATCGCAGCAGGTGGCCTCGAGATCGATAATGAGGAGATGAGGAGATGGATTGCGAACCAGTGAACGCAGCGAGATCATGTAATGAACGGGGCGCGTTGGGAAGCCTCTCAATTGGCGAACTTGGATATCACTCCGCCAACGGAGACTGTGAGTAGCACCCACCCTAATAGCTGATGAAGATATCGGTATTGGAGTGCAATTTTTCTGTTCGCAGAGGGCATCCATTCATCAACCATCGGTATATTGTCGAATGGCAAGAATAAATAGACGCTGTACCAAAACGCACTGTACGATCCGCTTGAAGAATGCACTCGACTCATCGCGAGATTGAAGGGTTTCCCGCCAAAGACAAAATAACCGAAAACAACTAATCCAACCGAAATGAACAGAAGCCGCTGAGGACTGGTCATGTATCCTGAACTCAAGTCCAAGGCTGCATCCAAGCTTCGGCGCCAAAATCCATAACTTGCTCTTTCTCTGCGCTTGCTCTCTAAGTGGACACGCGTCGCTGCATCGGATCTACCCATCTCAGAGAGCCGGCGGGCTGCATTTTCGTACGCTGTGCTATCGTATGCGGCATTTTGGAGAAATTCTAGGTCAACCTCTCCTCCTTTTGAAAGTTGAGACGATTCGACTTGTTCCGCAACCAAGCGTTCACAATTGAACCCCCGCAGCGACAGTGCTCGCAATCCCCAAGTTGAAATTTTTGGAATGTGCAATTCATCGACTTGGACCCCGTCCATTGTTAAAGTTGCGCGGTTAGCCGATGCTCGCCGAAAGGTAAGAGTACCGTCCACTTTCGCGCGGAAAAGTGAAAGACGTGAGTCCTCAAGCATAGCAGAATCAAAAATGACATCGCCAGATGATGTCAAAGACACGAGGGAAATGTCCCCAAGCCACTTTGTTTGGCTAGCATCGATACCTTCTCTTGAGATGAGCCCTTCGGCATTCAATGCTTGTTTGACATGCCCTCTCGCTTTTAGGTTTGATTTGTTCAGGTCAATCTTGGAAACGTTCCCGTTGACGATGTTGACGGGTATTTCAAAACTACATTCTGAGGCGTTGAGCGTTCCTCCAATGCTGATGCGTTCCAAGTTAACCATGTTGCTAACTCCTGCCGCTGAGTCTGAACTCATAAAGCGAGCGCCAAAAAGGATAAGATCTCTCGTTATCTTGGCATCGTGTAGATAAAGTCCCTGCCGGAAGATTGTCCGATTGAATGGGCGGCCGTTGTCCGAAAGTGCATTCACATGAGCGGTTAACTCATTTGCTTGGATTGAACTCAGGTTAAGTTGACACTCGAAATCTGAACCGACTAACTCCACGTTGCTCTTAATTTCCATTCCGGAGCAATCAAAATTGCCGTCGGCAACCATAAATTTTGAGTTGCGTAGCAGTAATGCTCCACCGAGGACCATCTGCCTGAAGTCAGCAGTCTCCAGGACTATAGTGCTATCAATGATCGCCAAATTGTCTCCAACCGTCGCACGATGAAGTGTCCAATCCAGTCCTTCCAGTGAGCAGTCTGTAATGACTAAGCGTCCGTCTACCTTCAATCTGCTGAGATTGATCGAACCGAAAATGTCGCAATTTGAAATGGAGAATTTCCCGTTCCTAATGGCCGCATCATTGAAAGAGAGCCCTGTCGTTTTGGTTGTGTTGTTACATTTCGCATTTGCCAGCTCAAAATCGCCGTTGAGCGTTACTTGATTCATGGATAGACCGCCTGCGAACAAGACTGGAGGCATGAATGAAGGTGATGACGCTCTAAATCCACCAATTGATGAATTGTCAAAGCTAACAAAGTAATCCCGATTTGTAGAAGCGATAGAGTCGGCTTTTACAATTGACCTCACTTCTAAATGAGATGCATCAAACCGTCCAAAAAAGTGACTATTCTCGAGGTCGAATTCGCCCCCGATGGTAGATTGTCGAAATGAAACGGAACAGTCGGCACCACAAAATGTGCTCGATTTGAGTGACACGTCCGAACCTATGCTGGTCAAAAGAAAGTGGACGTTACCCGTGACGAGTGATTCGTTCAAAAGCACCTTTCCGCCGATGTAAGTGTTGATGCAAGACAAGCAGTGTTGATAGCTTTCGGAGTGATGATTTTTTTGACTTCGCCTATTAGGACTCCGAACCTCTAAATGGGACTTCAACGCCAGCAAACTCCCTCCAATTTTTGCGTTGACCAAAGTAATCGGGCAATTGAAACGGGAAAAGCCTGCAAGGAAGTCGCCTTCGACTATGGAGGATGTGAAATCGAATACACCTGATTCTGTAGATGCCCATATTTGCTCGAATCCAAGAGGGCCCTTAATCTTTGTGTTGGTGAAGTCTGCGCCTCTTCTGAACTTGCACTCGCCGAAATCAAGAGCCCCGCCGACTGACATTTGAGCGCCATTGAAAGGAACATCGGACGGTCCGAATGTACAGCCTCTGAACGAGGCATTTAATCCGCAAGACGTCAATGCATAGCTTACTATTCCTCTGTATGTTGCCGAGCCTGAATTGATGCTGCCCATAACGCTGAGACTCATTAATGCTGCATCAGAATTGAATTGGGATGTGGCAAGTATGAGGTCCCCCGCTATGCGAGTTGTATTTATCGAAAAATGCGCATCAAATTTGCAGCCATGGAGGTCAACAATGCCTCCGACATTCATTCCGCTAAAATCAGCAATTCCAGACTTATCCGCGAAATGGGATTGTGAGCCGAGGAAGTTATTGAGTATTTTTGTGTTACGAAAATAGGCGTGCTTCGAAAATTGAGATTTTTCTATAGATAGGGAGCTGCCGATGGAGGATTTCGAGCTGGAAAAATGATTGTAAAACCGATTGTTCGTGAGGGAGGCGGTCCCTTCGATAGCTGCCTCCTCCATAGTAAAACTCTGAGAAAATTTGCAGTCAGATATTTGAAGGTATCCATTGATTCGAATATTGTTCAAATCGACAAAAACCTCAGACGAAGGTGCGACGGTGCAATTTTGAAGTACCAGTCCTTTCGATTCCAAAAAACTGAGATCAAGTTCTCGCAATTGACACTTGGAAGCGACAAATAGGCCATCTACTTTGGCGCCGAATGCGCTGATGGATAGGCCTTTGCAGGAATCAAAAAATAGTCCATTTGAGGCTATTGTATTATTTAGGTGCAAAGTCTGGTCGAATTCGCAGGAAGTGAATCTGAGCAGAGTGGAAATTTTGATGCTCGATAGATTAAGCGCACCTTGAATGTGAGCGCCTCTTATATCAATCCCTCCACTCGATGGGATTTCACTTGTTAGCAGTACGTCGCGGAGCTCAGCGGCGGAAACGACATTACCTTTGGGGAATAGTTCCTTATTTGAAAAATCGACTACAAATCCAGATTTCGTGAGAAGTTTGAATTTTCGCGCAGTGCTTGGAGCGAAAAGCCCCGCCACTAACTTCTTTGAAGTTGTAGTCTCGTCTAGATGATCTTCCCCTCGTGCCTCAACACGAAAGCTAATCAGGAAAATCGCAAAAAGGATGGCGAGACGTTTCAATTTTCTGCTCATGATTGAAGTTCCACCAAGGCCAACACCATTGTGCGCTAAGTCAAACATCTCCAAATGATATCACCCCACAAACCGAGCCTTCAAATGCTTCAAATACGCCCCTGACTCGGTCGTCTTCCCGGTGGCGTGCTCCATGAGCTCGGCTGGGGAGAGGCAGGAGCCGGCGGCGTGGACGTTGTCGCGCAGCCACTTCAGGAGCGGGGCGTACTCGGCCTTGGTCGTGGCGTTCTTGATGGCGCGTTGTTTCATCGCTGCCGCGAAGAGCTGGGCGGCGTTGAGGTTGCCGAGGGTGTAGGTGGGGAAATAACCGAAGCCGCCCATGGACCAGTGGATGTCCTGCAGGCAGCCCTGGGCGTCGTTGGGCGGGGTGAGGCCGAAGGAGGACTCAAACTCGGCGTTCCAGGCATCGGGGATGTCGGACACCTTCAGCTTGCCGCTGAAGAGCTGACGCTCCAGGCTGAAGCGCAGCATGATGTGGAGGTCGTAGGTGGCCTCGTCCGACTCAACCCGGATGAAGGAGTACTCGGCGCGGTTCACGCCCAGCAGGAACTGGTCGAGCGTGAGCTTTTTCAGGTGCGGGAAGAGGGACACAGCGCGGGGGAACCAGCGCTCCCAGAAGGTGCGGGAGCGGCCTACGTGGTTCTCCCAGAGGCGGGACTGGGACTCGTGGATGCCGAGGGAGACGGCGCTGCCGGAGGGCAGGCCCCACTCGCCTTCTGGCAGGCCCTGGTCATAGAGGCCGTGACCGGTCTCATGGAGCACGCCGAAGAGGGAGGAGAGGAAGTCCCGCTCATCGTAGCGGGTGGTGAGGCGCACATCACCGGGGCCGAAGCCGGAGCAGAAGGGGTGCGAGGTGGTGTCGATGCGGCCAGCGTCGAAGTCGAAGCCCACGGCTTCAGCGACCTCGCGGTTCAGGATCTGCTGCTTCTCCACCGGGCAGTTGCCCAGCATGGCCTTCAGAGGGGGAGCCTCGGCGGCGGAGCGGGCGACGGCGTCCTTGGCGATCTTGGCCACGGAGGGGCGGAGGGCGGTGAAAAGCTTGTCGATGTCCTGCGCGGTGGCGTCGCGCTCATGCTGATCCAGCAGGGCGTCATAGGGCTCGTTCTTCCCGCCCCAGCGGGAGGCCATCTCTTGGGCGAGACCCACGAGGCGCTCCAGATGCGGGGCAAAGGAGGCAAAGTCCGAAGCGGCGCGGGCCTTGGCCCAGGCGGCCTGGCCGAGGGAGATGGCCTGGCTGTTCTGCTCCACGAGTTTCTTCGGGAGCTTCAGCGCGCGGTCCAGTTCGCGGCGCAGTTGCTCGATGTTGGCCTTCACGATGGAGGTGCGGGCTGCGGCCTGGTCGTCCACTTCGCCTTCGGCCTTTTCCAGCAGGTTCCGGAAACGACGGGAGGTGAACTGCTCATGCGCCTGGCCGCTCAACTGGGCGAGGATGCGGGAGCGGTGCTCCACGCCTTTGGGCGGCATGTAGGTTTCCTGATCCCAGCCCAACACGGCGGAGGCTCCGTGGAGCAGGGAGACTTCACGGGCGGCGGTGCACAGTTGATCGTAAGTAGAGGTGGTGAGCATGTCGGTGGATCAGTAAATCGGTGATTCGGTCAACCAGGAGGGTCGCAGGGGTGTTTTTGGGCCCGCCGGAAGGGGACGAAGCCTAAACGTCAGCATGGATTTTTCCAAATGCAATCGGAGCCGGAGCGTGGGTGGGCCGGGAGGCAGGGAATCACAAGCACGTGCATGCAGAACCCAGGGGGTGGTCAGTCTGGGCGGCCCAGGTCTGATACAACCAGCTCCGGGGTCTGGATCGTAGTTCCTCGTGAGGTCCGGCGGCACCCACCCGCCGGGCTTTGTTTTTTTGCAATCATCGTTCTACCCCCCCTAGACCCCCTCATGACTTTTGGCTCCCCGCCCCCTTCTTTGTCTTCTGCTTCAGGCCAGCGCCCCCCCAAGGTTTCTCCCCGAATGTGGGCAGCAACGTTCCTGGCCGGATGGGCATTGATCAGCGCCAGTTGCAGCACCACCGCACCGCGGGTGGCCACGGCTCCGCGTCCGGAGGACATGGTGCAGGATGACGTGGTCAAGTTGCAGATCCACCTCGACGGCCAGTTGTTTGGGCCCGGCATTGTGGATGGTCGTGAGGGGGAGTTCACCCGGAAGGCGCTGGCCCGCTACAACACGTCGCATGGTCTGCCGGGCGATGCTTTTCCGGATCTGGGTTCGATCGAGCCGTACACCACCTACACCGTCACGGCGGATGACCTGAGCAAGATCGGGGTGCAGGGCGGCAGCCCCTCCGTCGTCGTGCTTCAGAAGACGCAGCCCTATACCTCGCTGACAGAACTGCTGGCTGAGCGTTTCCACACCTCCAAGGCCTTTGTTGCCAGACTGAACCCGGGCGTGAATGTGGATGCCGCCCCGGCAGGTGCCAGCGTGACGGTGCCCAATGTGGCCCGGCCACTCTTCGTCACGGAGATTCCCGCCACCTCGAAAACCTCGCGTGTACAGGACCCGGCGCTGGCCAACCGGTTCATCGTGGTGGATCTGCGGGTGAAGATGCTGGAGGTCTATGACGCGGAAGGCGGGCCTCTCATTGCCGCCTTCCCCATCACCCCCGGATCCTCAGAACACCCTGCTCCGCAAGGGGATTGGAAGATCGTGGGCATCACCACCTTCCCCTGGTATCGCTGGGATGAAGGCGTGCTGAAGCGCGGCGAGCGTACGGAGGACTTCTACAACCTGCCCCCTGGCCCGAACAGCCCGGTGGGCATCGTCTGGATGGGGCTCAACCGCCCTGGGGTCGGCATCCACGGCACGTCAACTCCTGAAACCATCGGCCGCTCTGGCAGCCACGGCTGCATCAGGCTCTCCAACTGGGATGCGGCGGCGTTGAGACCGCTGGTGACGGCGGGCGTGAAAGTGCGAATCCAGTGAGGTGGGGGGGGGAGAGTGAGTGAAGGTTTAACCACAGAGGCACAGAGAACACAGAGACTGAAACTGAGGTTTAGACAGAATTAACAGAATTTACGGAATTAGGGTTCAGCTTCTGGGTGCATGTGTCAGCGCACTCTTGTTCGCAGCTTGAACCTCAATTTTGTTAATTTCGTTAATTCTGTCTAAAAAATCATTCCTCTGTGTTCTCTGTGCTTCTGTGCTTGAACCGAATTTCTTACTTCATTCGCTGACGAAGTCGTAGAACAGGATCTTTGCGGACAGCGGCAGGAAGTCTTCCTTGGCGGCTTTCTCGTGCACGGGATGCTTGTTGTAGCGTTCCATGGCGGCTTGGTCGTCGAAGTGCATGGTCAGGCTGACGTCGAAGGTGGTATCCATGAGGGGACTGCCCTTTGGCACAGATTTGCCAACGGAAAGGCCTTTTACCTCGGGGATCTGGGCGGCGAAGCGGTGTGCCGCATCGATGATGCGCTGCTGATGCTCCTTGTTCCCCGGCTCCTTCAGCCAGATGTAGCCGGTGTGATGGATCTTGCCCTTTGTGGCCGGGCCGGGGTCGGATCCCGGCACGGCGGAGATGAGCAGTGTGAGCGCGACGACGGGGATCAGCGCCAGGAGGGACTTTTGAAGGGATTGCATTCGGGTGTTCATGATGGACTCAGTCTGA contains these protein-coding regions:
- a CDS encoding DEAD/DEAH box helicase, with product MKTFQDLGISEALVQGLEELGITKPTAIQQQTIPHVLAHRGDLIAQAQTGTGKTAAFGLPMLERIIPHAAKAKAGQIDGLIVAPTRELAKQIGKQLFKFTKHVPDKIFVETITGGDDMDLQISRLRRPTHIVVGTPGRLMDLVQREALNLSKVRYLVLDEADEMLSLGFKKELEQFFQLTAKSRKNTWLFSATIPEGIQELIEGYMEPEAHRITIDKAHVVNRDITHRYIICDRTEKLDRISEFLEDRSEDRGVIFCRTIAGSINLAKELGTRNFSVGVLHGDLSQLERDKVMRAFKKERLQYLVTTDVSARGIDVVGLAFVIHHQLPEQTEYYTHRSGRTGRAGRKGLSLAFIEPKEKSAITRLENELGVEFSERK
- a CDS encoding 3'-5' exonuclease, which produces MISLRSLVRNPSPHLLIIDLEATCCDRGKVPRDEMEIIEIGAVLLDGKTLETVSEFGTFIKPVRHPVLTPFCTKLTTITQAEVDAAPMFPEALAKLKAWLEPYPDCMFSSWGAYDKGQFQLDCAFHDLPYPFSEAHLNLKKAFAEARGLKKRPGMGQALGMLRLELEGTHHRGIDDARNMARIVARCAGDIRLEDARQKT
- a CDS encoding carboxypeptidase M32, translated to MLTTSTYDQLCTAAREVSLLHGASAVLGWDQETYMPPKGVEHRSRILAQLSGQAHEQFTSRRFRNLLEKAEGEVDDQAAARTSIVKANIEQLRRELDRALKLPKKLVEQNSQAISLGQAAWAKARAASDFASFAPHLERLVGLAQEMASRWGGKNEPYDALLDQHERDATAQDIDKLFTALRPSVAKIAKDAVARSAAEAPPLKAMLGNCPVEKQQILNREVAEAVGFDFDAGRIDTTSHPFCSGFGPGDVRLTTRYDERDFLSSLFGVLHETGHGLYDQGLPEGEWGLPSGSAVSLGIHESQSRLWENHVGRSRTFWERWFPRAVSLFPHLKKLTLDQFLLGVNRAEYSFIRVESDEATYDLHIMLRFSLERQLFSGKLKVSDIPDAWNAEFESSFGLTPPNDAQGCLQDIHWSMGGFGYFPTYTLGNLNAAQLFAAAMKQRAIKNATTKAEYAPLLKWLRDNVHAAGSCLSPAELMEHATGKTTESGAYLKHLKARFVG
- a CDS encoding L,D-transpeptidase family protein produces the protein MWAATFLAGWALISASCSTTAPRVATAPRPEDMVQDDVVKLQIHLDGQLFGPGIVDGREGEFTRKALARYNTSHGLPGDAFPDLGSIEPYTTYTVTADDLSKIGVQGGSPSVVVLQKTQPYTSLTELLAERFHTSKAFVARLNPGVNVDAAPAGASVTVPNVARPLFVTEIPATSKTSRVQDPALANRFIVVDLRVKMLEVYDAEGGPLIAAFPITPGSSEHPAPQGDWKIVGITTFPWYRWDEGVLKRGERTEDFYNLPPGPNSPVGIVWMGLNRPGVGIHGTSTPETIGRSGSHGCIRLSNWDAAALRPLVTAGVKVRIQ
- a CDS encoding Dabb family protein, encoding MQSLQKSLLALIPVVALTLLISAVPGSDPGPATKGKIHHTGYIWLKEPGNKEHQQRIIDAAHRFAAQIPEVKGLSVGKSVPKGSPLMDTTFDVSLTMHFDDQAAMERYNKHPVHEKAAKEDFLPLSAKILFYDFVSE